A single Amphiura filiformis chromosome 19, Afil_fr2py, whole genome shotgun sequence DNA region contains:
- the LOC140141410 gene encoding uncharacterized protein codes for MRVFGCLLLACLVIGAYGAAKDLLENRSGGNSDDPDICAVKDGSVTFVYLPRPQPQAADDVTKRGHGGQNKFKLILQYLITEYSLIGNVSNCGVVDVADFVCVDETKNAWKIRFEGDPRADEVFNAVDNACE; via the exons ATGCGTGTGTTTGGATGTTTGCTGTTAGCTTGCCTTGTCATTGGGGCCTATGGAGCTGCAAAG GATCTCCTTGAGAATAGAAGTGGAGGTAACTCAG ATGATCCAGACATTTGTGCCGTTAAAGATGGTAGCGTAACTTTCGTTTACCTTCCGCGACCCCAACCACAAGCAGCAGATGACGTCACTAAACGAG GACATGGAGGACAAAACAAATTCAAGCTGATTCTTCAATATCTGATAACCGAATATTCTTTGATAGGCAACG TTTCGAATTGTGGTGTTGTCGATGTGGCTGACTTTGTGTGTGTCGATGAGACTAAAAATGCTTGGAAGATCAGATTTGAAGGAGATCCTCGTGCTGATGAGGTTTTTAATGCGGTCGACAACGCATGTGAATGA